A genome region from Mercenaria mercenaria strain notata chromosome 11, MADL_Memer_1, whole genome shotgun sequence includes the following:
- the LOC128546698 gene encoding uncharacterized protein K02A2.6-like: MVGQDGIAVDPDKVKAIRDLAPPKDVHSVRSFMGMVTQLGKFSPLLAEYSEPIRDLLSSEITVNNGLLMRNDRLIIPSELKTDILARLHEAHQGINKCRSRAKESVWWLGISKDIENLVKGCDTCAKMQNEKREQLIATPFPDRCWSKLGSDLFQWRGCTYLLVIDYYSRYIEIAKLSSLSSATVVAHLKSILSRHGLCDIIVTDGGPQYASDTFNKFCADYGIEHITSSPRYPMGNSEAERAVQTVKRPLNACDDPYLAMLQNGLSPSQLLFGRQIKTTLPQAPQKLDPKPVNSREIQQKEKNYRNYSKEITTGLDALSTFLH, from the exons ATGGTTGGCCAAGATGGCATAGCTGTAGACCCTGACAAAGTCAAGGCTATTAGGGACTTGGCACCTCCTAAGGATGTGCACAGTGTTCGAAGTTTCATGGGCATGGTCACACAGCTAGGAAAGTTTTCCCCACTTCTAGCTGAGTATTCAGAGCCAATTAGAGATTTGCTGAGTA GTGAAATTACTGTAAACAATGGGTTGTTAATGAGAAATGACAGGCTTATTATTCCATCTGAATTGAAAACAGATATTTTGGCTAGGTTACATGAGGCCCACCAAGGGATCAATAAATGTAGATCAAGGGCAAAAGAATCTGTTTGGTGGCTAGGAATAAGCAAAGACATTGAAAATCTTGTTAAAGGGTGTGATACTTGCGCTAAAATGCAAAACGAAAAAAGAGAGCAATTGATTGCTACACCTTTTCCAGACAGGTGTTGGTCTAAGTTAGGTTCAGATTTGTTTCAATGGCGCGGTTGCACATATTTGCTGGTGATAGATTATTATTCTCGCTACATTGAAATAGCTAAACTCAGTTCATTGTCGTCTGCGACTGTTGTTGCGCATCTTAAATCAATATTGTCACGTCATGGACTATGCGACATTATAGTCACAGACGGAGGTCCGCAATATGCTTCGGATACTTTCAACAAGTTTTGTGCTGATTACGGTATCGAGCACATAACCTCAAGTCCGAGGTACCCTATGGGTAATTCAGAAGCTGAACGTGCCGTACAGACTGTCAAACGTCCGCTGAACGCGTGTGATGATCCGTATCTCGCTATGTTGCAAAATGGGCTTTCGCCAAGTCAATTGTTATTCGGGCGTCAGATTAAAACTACACTCCCTCAAGCGCCACAAAAGCTTGATCCGAAACCGGTAAATTCTAGAGAGATAcagcagaaagaaaaaaattaccgTAATTACTCAAAAGAAATTACGACAGGTCTAGACGCGCTCAGTACCTTCCTCCACTGA